Within Malus domestica chromosome 04, GDT2T_hap1, the genomic segment CTTCTTGCCATCGGGTTTCTGCGCAATGGCCAGCAACACTCTCTCTGCATCCTTCTTGAACTCCAGTAGCAGACCTTGCTGCAGTGTCCAGCTCACAAGTTTATCTTCTACAATCCCTCCACTACTTGTCAGCTCCACCCTACACAATAGTAAatatcatactttcattaaagttaagcctttttctttctatttaacCAAacatcacataattacattaagTTTCGTTTGGCTCTAGGATTGGATGGGATTGGATTGGACTGGAATGGATAACCGAAAAGGTTTACCGGAGGTCATTTCGAGGGGATTAGACTGGGATTAGACATGAATGTTCTCCCTTCCCTTCTTATCCTACAATGAATAAGTTTTCTTCTCCATTAATCCATCTCGTACCTCGAATTTCCCCACATTTATTCCCTTCACATATCCAATCCAGTTCTCTATACCAAACGAGGTCTAAGTCCTCTAAGTTCATAATCAAGgataatgaaaagaaaattaaaagaaatgtgataattttgtgagggagagggagaagtTACTTGGCGGCAGCGCGAACTAGCCTCCGTCTGCGCAGGGCGCCGAGCTCTTCCATGACGCTATTGACGAGGCTGTGAACGGAGGTGCTTTGAACGCCGCCATGGCCGGGAGCTAGCTTACCGGACCGAAATATAGGGAAACGAATGCCTAATTTGGAGAATCGGCGGAATTGGAGAGTAGTGAAACGGCAAGGGCAGCAGCGGAAGGAAAGGAGAGTGGGGGAGGAAGCGGAAGAGGAGGCGGAGCGGAAGACTGTGGAGCTTCCGACGGCTCGAACCGCCATGGCGGATGAAAGGTTTGGGGAAATGCGAGCGAGTGTTTGGTTTGCTCTGCTTCTGTTGATGAAATGGGATATCACTTGCTACTGCCAAATGTTTGTTCTTACACCCGCCCTTCTGTTTGAGTTCTGTCACACCCAAATAATATAAGTTCTCACACTCAATATTATGTAGAAGTGCGCCTGTTTTGTAACTATTTCGTCTTTTAGTTTTGTGGTACAATTATAGAAAAAGCATGCAAGAAAGTTGAatataatttgtttttaataatggGATTATGGTGCGGAGTTGGATAAGTAATACATTGAGTTGTAATTATTGAAATAAGACGCACAAATGAAAGTTAAAAAACATAAATTGAACTCGCAATTTATAAGACTCTAACCGAAGATTTTTACCCACAAGTGTAAAAAGATACCACAAGATTGTAGTGTTAATACAAGTTaaaaatgttttgagttgtttttacttccaagttttatgtttttatatattattcatCATTAACATTCTTTTCCACGTTAACATAAATGTGAGGTTATTCATTGTCATGTTATTATTTAACGGTCAAATAAACAGATTGATTGAAATCGTAAGTTTGTAAATAGCATTTAAGTGTTAAAAATATATGAGGTAGGAGTTTGCAATTGCTCAAAAACTTTGAGAGGGGTGAGATGTAATTTACCGCTTAAGTAAATTTTTGTGTAAACATGGTCGGTTGGTAAACTTGCAAGcagaaaaaaatgcaaaatgtgACACGGATAGGATATGTAGCCAGCCTTCAATTTTGAATTCCGAATCCCAAATGATCGATCCAACTTACTGTTGTTCCAGAATTCTGTACTAGTTAAACGCGTCTACACTTCCTCTCAAGTTatgcacaaaacaaaaccaccaAGCGTTTACAtgataacaataaaaaaagacgAAGAGTACAAAATGACATCAGTACATGTAACTCCAAGAGTACAGTATGTAAGGGAAAATCCGTAGAGCATACGCGTACTCAAATTGACAATGTAAAGGCATATTTTCGCATGCATTCACTTGCTGCTGGATCCATGTTGtataaaaaaagaacaaatcaATCGTATTGATGTTAAAGATCAAGAGTAAAGGTTACACAGATATATGaatacataaaaaaacaaaGGTATCAGACCGAAAAAACAGAAATCCGTGACAGTAAATTTATACATCTGAGCAACTCATGGAACCTCTCGGCTGCAAAAATCAACTGCAAAGCTGAGAACATAACCCCTGGATCTGAGAACTGCTTGCATTTGGAATCGCATACGTGCCGTTCTTACCATTGCTCGAGCATGTTAAGTAGATTTGATCACCCATCTGGTTTGTCTGCAGTGAGATCATAGCACACACGAGTCAGATCGATGCAGTTATCACGAGATCAGTATTGGAAAGACCGTTTTTGCTCACTAGTGCCATACGTACATTGCCTCAAAACATTATTGCATAGAGAACAAGACTAGATATAAACTGACTCTTTCTAATGACCAATTGCGTCTGACACACACGGACTTGGACAATTAGCGTCTATTAATAACTTTAACAAGATGTGTTATCAATTGAAGGTAATCTTCTGTTTTCATGGTATGTCTTCATGGGTATTGAGATTCGAGACTATCAACTGCTACTATCTTTCCTCAAttcccttactctttttttctaaaaatttacaCAACCTAGTTTTAAGTAAACTCAGATGACAATATTTTCAGTACATCGATGGTCAAGACCTTTTTACCCAGACAAAAAGTTGATCCAATTTTAGAAAAATGGTTTGAATTGTAAAAATTGATTGCGCGCTTTATATAATATGCAGAAGGTGGAGCAGGCGTAGAGTGTTAAGTACCGTGCAGTATGCAGGCTCCGTGTTGCAGCTCCATCTTGAAGTAGGGACACAAGATAAATAATGACACCAAGAACAATGTTTATTGGCATCAACTCCCCGAAGAAGCATAACCAGGCCAACTGTAAACCTGTAATATCAGCAAAAATCTGTTTAGattataaatttatgttacgtAATTGACTACTAAATTTCCAAATTACAAAAATTTCCTAGCCAGGCGTAAATCCAAACTACCTAAGTTTACTATATATGATATCCCTTTTGTACCAATTTTGACATGACCTAATAGAAGGAGAACATAcaacaaagaagaaaagcaagaacaaaaatGAGTGGCTGCAATTGAAGATTCAATGAGAGAAAATCATttaaggtggtttggacatgtaaaCCGAAGACCTACAGATGCTCCtagttagaagatgcgattatGAGATAGAGTCGGAGCAAAAGGGGTAGCAAGACTTAGAAAGAGACTCTATAAAAAGACTTGGAGTACTTGGAGCTAACGTAAGACATGgcgcaaaaccgagcgcaatggcattGTAGGATTCATATACcctacttagtgggataaggctttgtttttgttgtagTCTTTGATTTATACTTTTTCTACAAGTACTACGGCAGCCTAAAATGGAAACCAGAAGTGTATAGAAGCACAGAAACAAATTGGCTTACCCAACAATTAAAACTATCACAGAGAGGACCCACATAATGCACTGATAGGTCTTGAACTTCGATTTTGTTTGAGATGAGGCATATCCTGGACCGGGAGCAGCATATCTTTGGTTAACCCATCCGAACTGGGGGCGGATAAGAAACACAAACCCAAGAAAAAATCCCGAGAGGAATCCTCCAATATGAGCAAAGTTGTCAACGTGTGGGAGTATTCCCACTGCCAAATTGATTGCTATGATGATCAGGAGGGTGAAAAGTGCTCCAAACTGAACAAGAATAATGACTTAGATACGGGATCCTGAATGTCACcaacttttttgttttctgaaGTATGAAGCTCCTTTAAAGTAGTTCAACAATTACCTTACTAGCATATAATGTCCAATTAGTGATAAGTTCAGAAAGCATGGCTCCCAGCAACCCGAAAAGTGCACCAGAAGCACCAACTGAAATGTTTGTTTGGATGAAAAGCGAAGACAACAAACTCCCACCAAGTCCAGAGATGACATATAGCAACCCAATCCGGACTGCAACGAAAACAAACAAGAATCATGCATTGCAAAGGGCATGACCTACAGCTTTGTATACAGACAAGAAGTTAACTAAACCGAAAGCATAACTTGTTGCATTGTAAAAGAAGAACCATCAGTCCTTGAATAATGAAAATGCTTATAAtcacaaaattaaataaacaaaactgATTTGGAATACATACCGAAGCCGAACTCTTGCTCTAGCCGATATCCAATGACTAAAAGGCTCAGCATATTAGCCAATAAATGGAAGACGCCCGCATGTAACCAATTGCAAGTGATTAGAAGCCACCCCTGGTGTCTGTCAACCACCTTCTTTACATCCAAAGCCCCCATCTTTTGCAACCTAAACCAACCAAAATCCAATAAAATACCAGTTCATACTTACAATATCTTTCAATTAACAACCTTTacagcaacaaaaaaaaaaaaaaaaagaagctaaaGTGTCCACCCCGATCGAAAATTCTGATACAAACACCCACCAAATGATTTCAGATCAATCCCCAAacttgtaaaacatgtttttaCAGAAACAGAACAACGGAAACAATAAAAACCAGCAGTCTGCTTAAAACGCAAATTGGAACGAGAACAAACAAAATGTATCAAATCAACAATTTTCGCAAACATGGGTTTGGTCAAGTTGGCTAGAGCAGTGCTCCACCCTATGCAACTTCGAATCCCTCTCCCGTAGTTTAGATGAATTTAGTGTTATTATCCTATTGTTTGTCAAAAAATTCAGTCAACAATTTTCATAACATAAACAGCTAAAAAAGGGTCAGCCACAAATGAGATTAAAAGGTGAGACAACACCAATTGGAAATCTAATTCCAAAGCTCCAAACACCATGATTCCACATAAGGTTCTAAACTTGAATAAACATGTTTATACAAAATATGAAGGGAactgttattgacactccaaaaatctcattctaccctccaaactttctatatttggaaagaaaaatacacttgtgaggagtgtagaatgagagtGTCAATAATACTTCCCAATATGAAAACTTAAAAAGCAAAATCGAAGCGACAAACTAATACAATTATTCAAATTTAACAACAGAAATTAAGAACTCACGTCGATGACGACGGTCCAAGAAGTGGGTTCTCCTTAAAAGGCTGGAAGGAGAACCTCCCCAAGAACGTGGCAATGCAAGAGATGGAGTTCTTGGGACAGTTGTTGACATACATGGTGATGATGAACATAACAACGTTGGCAGCAACAAATACAGGAATCAGCCAGACAACCCATTTCTTAAAATGCTTGACCTCTCTGTACACGGGCGGAGACGCGGCCGGAGCTGGGGAGGCAAGCGGCGGCGTCTCGATGTCTGCTGGGTGGACCACGTTGTAGTGCCGCCGTGAGTTCACTTTCATTTGGGCCCCCGATGACGGTGGCTCCCCCGCCATTGTAAGAATCGAATGATTGGTTCGGGAGATGAAGGTTGTTGAATGTGAAGAGGAAg encodes:
- the LOC103433422 gene encoding RHOMBOID-like protein 2, with the translated sequence MAGEPPSSGAQMKVNSRRHYNVVHPADIETPPLASPAPAASPPVYREVKHFKKWVVWLIPVFVAANVVMFIITMYVNNCPKNSISCIATFLGRFSFQPFKENPLLGPSSSTLQKMGALDVKKVVDRHQGWLLITCNWLHAGVFHLLANMLSLLVIGYRLEQEFGFVRIGLLYVISGLGGSLLSSLFIQTNISVGASGALFGLLGAMLSELITNWTLYASKFGALFTLLIIIAINLAVGILPHVDNFAHIGGFLSGFFLGFVFLIRPQFGWVNQRYAAPGPGYASSQTKSKFKTYQCIMWVLSVIVLIVGFTVGLVMLLRGVDANKHCSWCHYLSCVPTSRWSCNTEPAYCTTNQMGDQIYLTCSSNGKNGTYAIPNASSSQIQGLCSQLCS